The genomic region AGCGCGTACGGCCCCTGGCGGCGCCGGGCGAGGCTGTTGCCGACGGCGAGTGCCTGGGCGAACCCGGCCTCGCGCACGATCCGGCGCACCCGGCCGCTGGAGTAGCCGTACGGGTACGCGAACGACGCGGGGCGGGTGCCCAGTTCGTCGGCGACGATCTCCCGGCAGCGCAGCAGCTCGAACCAGAGCGAATCGTCGGTCAGCTGGTCCAGCTGCGGATGCGTGTGGCTGTGGCCGCCGATCTCGACGTCCGCGCCCGCGAGTTCGCGCACCTGGTCCCAGTCGAGCATCTCGTCGAGGGCGCACCCGGTGTCGTACGCGCCGCGCAGCCAGCCGGTCGACACGAACAGCGTGGACGCGAAGCCGTGTTCGGCGAGCACGGGCAGCGCGTGCCGGTGCACGCCCTCGTAGCCGTCGTCGAACGTGATCAGCACGGGACGCTTGGGCAGCGGCTTCGACGCACGCCAACACTCCGCGAGCGCGGCGGTGTTGAGCGGCGTGAACCCCAGGTCGCCGAGGAGCGCCAGCTGTTCGGTGAACGCCTCGGGCGCCACGGACAGCTCCCGGGTCGCGTCGTTCGGCGCGGTCGCGACGGCGTGGTACATCAGAATCGGCACGCGCGCATCGCACGGATCACGCGGGTCACTCATTGTTTCGCCCCCTCGATCTGGGCGACCGAGACCACCGAGAAATCAGCCCCACCCCTGCGTGCCCGGACGCTGCCGAGAACGTACCCGCCCGCCGCCGTCACCACTCCGGTGACGATGGCGGCCGCCCGGCCCGCGCCGCCGGGGCGGGCGAGCAGGGCGTCACGCAGCCCGCGCGCGACCCCGGCGGGCAGCACGCGCGTGGTGTAGCGGCGCTCGGACTCAAGCCCCTTGTCGGCGCCCACACTCCGCGCGACCAGCGCCTTCGACAGACCCTCGGCATACGTGCGCGTACGGAAGTACGCGAAGTGCTCGCGTGCCTCGGGCACCCGGTGGTGGATCACCGCGCGGTCGTCGATCAGCAGGACCGCGTCCGGCCGGGCGTGGGTGAGGCGGATGCACAGCTCCGTCTCCTCGCAGCCCAGCGGACGCTTGTCGCCGTCGCGCCCGATACCGGTCGCGAAGCCGCCCGCCGCGTCGAAGGCACTGCGCCGGAACGACGCGTTGCCGCCGAGCACATTGCGCACCTGGACCCGGCCGGGCGGCAGCCCCTTGTACGTGCAGCCCACGACCCAGTCGAACTCCTCGGGAAACCAGGCCGGCCGACGGCCCGACGCCCAGATCGGCATCGTACGGCCGCCGACGGCCATGACCAGCGGATCCTCGTACCCCTCGGCGAAGTGGCGCAGCCAGTCGCGCTCGGCCACCGCGTCGTCGTCGAGGAAGGCGATGACGTCGCCGTACGAGGCGGCGATGCCGGTGTTGCGGCCCGCGGAGAGGCCGCGGGGGCCCGCGTTGGCGAGCACCCGCACCCCTTCGGTCTCCTTGTACTCCTTCGAAAGCCGGTCCAGGAGCGCCTGGTTGTGGTCCACCACCAGGAGCGTCTCCAGGGCCGGCCGGGACTGCGCCCGCACCGAGGCGACCGCCGCGAGGATGTCCTCCCAGCGGTCCTCGGTGTAGACGCAGACCACCACGGAGATGTCCAGGGTTCTCAAGACACCTCTCCCGGCCTGGAGTTGAGTGCCGCGGCGTGCGGACGGCGGCGCAGCGAGCGCCGGTTGGAGCGTTCCTTGAGGATCACCTTGAGCACCCGCAGCCCGTCCCGTACGGCCCGCAGATTGCTCGTGCCGTGGATCCGGAGGTACTCGTGGCTCGGTATCTCCTGGACCTTGAGCCCCGCCTTGACCACCCGGATGTTCATCAGGGTCTCCACCTCGAAACCGGTGCAGTCGAGGTCGATCTTGTCCAGGCAGTGCCGCCAGAAGGCGTTGTAGCCGTAGCAGAGGTCGGTGTAGCGGGCGCCGAACTTGCGGTTGACGGCGGTGCACAGCGCCCAGTTGCCGAGTTTGCGGATCGGCGTCATGTCGTCCGTGCCGCCGCCGTTGGCGAACCGCGACCCCTTCGCGAAGTCCGCCCCGGAGACCAGCGCGGAGACATAGCTGACGATCTCCTCGCCGTCGGCCGAGCCGTCCGCGTCGACCATGACGATGATGTCGCCGGTGGAGGCCGCGAACCCGGTGATCAGGGCGTCTCCCTTGCCCTTGCCGACCTGCTTGACGACCTTGACGTCGGGCCACAGTTCGCGGGCGACCTCGACGGTGTTGTCGGTGGAATTGCCGTCGACGAGAACCACTTCGTGGATCCAGTCCGGCAGTGTCTTGAAGACGTACGGAAGATTCTCCGCCTCATTCATGGCGGGAATCACGACGCTCACCGGAGGCGCTATGGCCAGGTGAGTCGATATGGGCCGGTACTTGCCGGCTGTGAGCGGATCTTGGTCCGACACCGCCGGGCGCAGAAAAGAACTCATGAGTCTGATCCCTCTCGTCCGGTGGACCGCCCGCCCCTGGGCGGTCCGGCATTTTGTCCGGTTCGAAAGGGGGGTTTTGTCACTTACGGCATGCCGAAATCGATCTCCGTGCAAGCCGGGTGAGCTGGCAAAGCTGGCCGACTGGCTGGGTCGGTCGCGCGGCGGCACTCGGCACAGAAACGGTCACCGAGTACGGCACCCCCCTACCGCGCCCCGCGCCGGGCCCTCGTCGCGATCCTGAGCCCTCCCCTGAATCGCATGTGCATGATGGTCCGATGCGGGTGGATGTACGACGGTATTGATGATTGAGACGATATGGCAAGACCTGGAACGTGGCCTCACGTTTTTTATTGGTTTGGACGTTACCTAACGGCCCGAGCGGATTTTTCCCATCCGTTTGAGCGCTTTGTCGGCCGGCTCGAACAACTCCGGCCGCGCCAGCACCGCGTTGCGCAGCGCCCGGACCGGGGCGCGCCGCGCCCGGTGCCCGAGCGCCACGGGATGGCGGCGCGTCACCAACCCCTCGGACACGGCGAGTTCGCGTGTCTTCAGGGAGTCCTTGTATTCCTTCTGCCCCCGGCCGAGATCCAGATAGGCGATGCCGTCGGCGGCTGCCGCCTCGGCCATCCGCAAATGCAGGACAAGGCCCGGGGAGTACTTGGAGAACGCCGGGTCGTACGCGGGAAACCAGCACGCCAGAACGCGCTCGGAGCGCAGCCCGAAGTGCGCGGCGATCGGTTTTTCGCCCGCATAGAGCACCGACAGGATTCCGGCGAACGGCTCGGCACGGGTGTGGAAGAGCTGGTGGGTCAGCCGGGTGATCCAGGCCTGCGCGAAGCGGTCGCTGCGCCCGGTCCTGCGGTACTGCGCCGACTTCCACTCCATCAGCGTGAGCAGCGCCTCGGGAGCGCGCTCGTCGTGCACGTAGCGCACCTCGCCGTGGTCGCGGCCGAGCTTGCGGTCCTTGGCCAGTGTGGTCCGGGTGAACTTCGGTGACCGGTCCCGCAGTTGAGCCAGATACGTCTCGTACCCCCGGTCGACGTCCATGACCGGGGAGGGGAAGGTGCCGGAGGCCTCGGCCTCGAACGGCGCCTGGCCTTCCACCAGGTGGTCGAACTCCCACACCGCCAGCCCGCAGGCCCGCAGTAATTCCTGTGCGTCCCAGGTGAAGCCGGGCCCGTGGACGAGGCCCTGGCAGTCGGAGACGCCGAGGCCGACGGCCCGGCCGACGCCGGTGGTGGTTCTCTGGAACGGGAAGAAGGCCACGGGTTCGCCGCCCTCCCGGATGACGGCTATCCGTACGCCGCGCCGGCAGCGTCCGACGGCGAGCGCGAACTCCGGTGACAGGAACGGGTTGGCGAGTTCCGGCGAGCCGTGCAGATGTGCCTTCGACTGAAGAGCCGACCACGCCGCCCGGTCGGCGGCGGTCAGTTCGCCCGGTCGGTACACGCTGATGTTCACGTCAGGAAGCCCGTCTTCTCGCCTTACGGCCGCGAAGCCGCCGTACCAGGACCAGCAGGAGAATGAGGGAGCTGAGCGCGGCCACGGCCGCGATTCCGCCACGGACCGACCACCTGTGCACCGCGAGCATGCCTTGGGCGACCAGGAGGTTGAGAGCTACTGCCGCTGACAGAGACGCCACGGTGCGGCCGAACGGTTCCATGCCCCGCAGGGCGATTCCGACCGCGGTTCCCGGAGCGGCCAGCAGGAAGAAGAGCGCGAACGGAGCGCGCAGCGGCGAGTCCACGTCGGTCAGGGCCAGCACGGCGCCGACGCCCGCGATCGTCGCGGCGACGCCGGCGAGCAGGGGGATCAGGTCCCTCCCCGGATCCTGGTCCAACCGCTCGTCACCACCCGATGGAGATGGGCCCGATGAAGATGGCTTGATACGTAAGGTCTGCATTGGCGACTTTGCCCCCCGACGCGCCGGATGCCGGGCTTCAATGTGGCCCAGCCCGGCCCGGGGCGTCAAGATGCGGAAGCCGCCGTTGTTCGTTCGTGTGCGGGCTGGTGTGGGTCGGCCGCGCCGCATGCGTTTGTCATGGGCATGTCGCCGAACGTGTGGTGAACGTCCGGCGGAGGTCCCGTTAGGTCCGGAAAAGTCTTGGCATGGACACTTCCAGTCAACACGCGTAGCTGCTACGAAAGTTATGGCAGAGATCCTGCTATAGGGAGGTTCCATGAGACGTTCCCGATTTACGGCATACGTGACCTCGCTCCTCCTCGCTTCCGCCGTCGCCCTCACCGGGGCGATCACGGCCGAGGCGTCCGAACAAGCCGCCGCTACCGGCTATGTGGCGCTCGGCGACTCCTACTCCTCCGGTGTCGGCGCGGGCAGCTACATCGGCTCCAGCGGTGACTGCAAGCGCAGCACGAAGGCCTACCCGCAGCTCTGGGCAGCCGCCAACGCACCCTCGTCGTTCAGCTTCACGGCCTGCTCGGGCGCCCGTACGGGTGATGTTCTCGCCAACCAACTGGGCCCGCTCGGCTCCGGCACCGGGCTCGTCTCGATCACCGTCGGCGGCAACGACGCCGGCTTCTCCGACGTCATGACGACCTGTGTCCTGCAGTCCGACAGCGCCTGCGTCGCCCGCATCAACACGGCGAAGGCGTACGTCGACTCGACGCTGCCCGGCAAACTCGACTCGGTCTACTCGGCGATCAGCGCGAAGGCCCCGGCCGCCCATGTGGTCGTCCTGGGCTACCCCCGGTTCTACAAGCTGAGCGGCAGCTGCCTGGCGGGCCTCTCAGAGACGGAACGAACCGCCATCAACAGCGCCTCCGACCATCTGAACAACGCCCTCGCGAAGCGCGCCGCCGACCACGGCTTCACCTTCGGCGACGTACGGCCCACGTTCACCGGCCACGAGATCTGCTCCGGCAGCTCCTGGCTGCACAGCGTCAACTGGCTGAACATCGGCGAGTCGTACCACCCGACAGCCGCGGGCCAGTCGGGTGGCTATCTGCCCGTCCTCAACGCCTCGGACTGATCACAGCCGAAGCCCGATCCGCCGAGTCCCGACCCATTGAGTCCTGATCAGCGCCGAGGCTTGATCGCTCCGTTCGGCGCGAGTGCCTGCGGAGCGTACGGGGAGGAGGTCCCGCTCGACGGGGCCTCCGTCTCGCACGTCACCGAGAACGGCACCTGGTCCGACTCCGCCTCCTCGGGGGCACGGACCTCCACACCGATCTTGTTCTCGTACGTCCCCGACGCGTCGTACGTCGTCACGGCGACCGTGTTCTGCTTGGTCTTCCCGCCGTTCGCCGGGAACGACAGCGTCTTCCAGCTCGGGTCGGACACCTCACCCGTCTCCGTCACCCAGCGGTACTCCACATCCGCCGGCACGACGCCCACCGTGAACGTCGCCGTGAAGGTCGGAGCGTCGGTGCGGGAAGGCGGGCAGGCGCCCTTGTACTCGGTGTGCGAGCCCGAGACGGTCACCTTCACCGACTGGGCGGGCGGTTTACTGGTC from Streptomyces sp. NBC_00878 harbors:
- a CDS encoding GNAT family N-acetyltransferase; protein product: MNISVYRPGELTAADRAAWSALQSKAHLHGSPELANPFLSPEFALAVGRCRRGVRIAVIREGGEPVAFFPFQRTTTGVGRAVGLGVSDCQGLVHGPGFTWDAQELLRACGLAVWEFDHLVEGQAPFEAEASGTFPSPVMDVDRGYETYLAQLRDRSPKFTRTTLAKDRKLGRDHGEVRYVHDERAPEALLTLMEWKSAQYRRTGRSDRFAQAWITRLTHQLFHTRAEPFAGILSVLYAGEKPIAAHFGLRSERVLACWFPAYDPAFSKYSPGLVLHLRMAEAAAADGIAYLDLGRGQKEYKDSLKTRELAVSEGLVTRRHPVALGHRARRAPVRALRNAVLARPELFEPADKALKRMGKIRSGR
- a CDS encoding polysaccharide deacetylase family protein; protein product: MSDPRDPCDARVPILMYHAVATAPNDATRELSVAPEAFTEQLALLGDLGFTPLNTAALAECWRASKPLPKRPVLITFDDGYEGVHRHALPVLAEHGFASTLFVSTGWLRGAYDTGCALDEMLDWDQVRELAGADVEIGGHSHTHPQLDQLTDDSLWFELLRCREIVADELGTRPASFAYPYGYSSGRVRRIVREAGFAQALAVGNSLARRRQGPYALRRVTVRRSTGIEEFGRLVEGRAIARTFARDRALTKGYALVRRARQVRRKAIRSRV
- a CDS encoding glycosyltransferase family 2 protein, whose amino-acid sequence is MRTLDISVVVCVYTEDRWEDILAAVASVRAQSRPALETLLVVDHNQALLDRLSKEYKETEGVRVLANAGPRGLSAGRNTGIAASYGDVIAFLDDDAVAERDWLRHFAEGYEDPLVMAVGGRTMPIWASGRRPAWFPEEFDWVVGCTYKGLPPGRVQVRNVLGGNASFRRSAFDAAGGFATGIGRDGDKRPLGCEETELCIRLTHARPDAVLLIDDRAVIHHRVPEAREHFAYFRTRTYAEGLSKALVARSVGADKGLESERRYTTRVLPAGVARGLRDALLARPGGAGRAAAIVTGVVTAAGGYVLGSVRARRGGADFSVVSVAQIEGAKQ
- a CDS encoding SGNH/GDSL hydrolase family protein, giving the protein MRRSRFTAYVTSLLLASAVALTGAITAEASEQAAATGYVALGDSYSSGVGAGSYIGSSGDCKRSTKAYPQLWAAANAPSSFSFTACSGARTGDVLANQLGPLGSGTGLVSITVGGNDAGFSDVMTTCVLQSDSACVARINTAKAYVDSTLPGKLDSVYSAISAKAPAAHVVVLGYPRFYKLSGSCLAGLSETERTAINSASDHLNNALAKRAADHGFTFGDVRPTFTGHEICSGSSWLHSVNWLNIGESYHPTAAGQSGGYLPVLNASD
- a CDS encoding glycosyltransferase family 2 protein — translated: MSSFLRPAVSDQDPLTAGKYRPISTHLAIAPPVSVVIPAMNEAENLPYVFKTLPDWIHEVVLVDGNSTDNTVEVARELWPDVKVVKQVGKGKGDALITGFAASTGDIIVMVDADGSADGEEIVSYVSALVSGADFAKGSRFANGGGTDDMTPIRKLGNWALCTAVNRKFGARYTDLCYGYNAFWRHCLDKIDLDCTGFEVETLMNIRVVKAGLKVQEIPSHEYLRIHGTSNLRAVRDGLRVLKVILKERSNRRSLRRRPHAAALNSRPGEVS